A single window of Zea mays cultivar B73 chromosome 10, Zm-B73-REFERENCE-NAM-5.0, whole genome shotgun sequence DNA harbors:
- the LOC103641099 gene encoding (S)-beta-macrocarpene synthase-like yields the protein MAALTQTTDGPRLGEQEMKKMSPASFHPTLWGDFFLSYEAPTETQEAQMREKAGVLKEEVRNMIKGSHDMPEIVDLIITLQRLNLDYHYEDEITEKLTVVYNSNYDGGNLDLVSRQFYLLRKCGYHVSSDVFLNFKDQYGNFIGADTRSLLSLYNAAYLRIHGETVLDEAISFTTRCLQDRLEHLESPIAEEVSSALDTPLFRRVGTLEIKDYIPIYEKDAKQNKSILEFAKLNFNLLQLLYSSELKECTSWWKELRVESNLSFVRDRIVEVYFWMSGGCYDPQYSHSRIILTKIVAFITILDDTLDSHANSYESMQLAKAVERWDETAVSLLPEYMKDFYMYLLKTFSSFENELGPDKSYRVFYLKEAVKELVREYTKEIKWRDEDYVPKTLKEHLKVSLISIGGTLVLCSAFVGMGDVVTKKIMEWVMSDAELVKSFGIFVQLSNDIVSTKREQREKHCVSTVQCYMKQHELTMDEACEQIKELIEDSWKFMIEQGLALKEYPIIVPRTVLEFARTVDYMYKEADKYTVSHTIKDMLTSLYVKPVLM from the exons ATGGCTGCCCTAACACAAACTACAGATGGTCCTCGCCTCGGCGAGCAGGAGATGAAGAAGATGTCTCCGGCCTCCTTCCATCCAACTCTGTGGGGAGATTTCTTTCTTTCTTACGAGGCTCCGACCGAGACACAG GAAGCTCAAATGAGAGAAAAGGCTGGAGTGCTAAAGGAAGAAGTGAGAAACATGATTAAAGGTTCACATGATATGCCAGAAATAGTGGACCTTATTATCACCCTGCAGCGACTAAATCTGGACTACCACTACGAGGATGAGATAACCGAAAAGTTGACTGTTGTTTACAACTCCAATTATGATGGTGGTAATTTGGACTTAGTTTCACGCCAATTCTATCTTCTGCGTAAATGTGGCTATCATGTTTCATCCG ATGTATTCCTAAATTTCAAAGACCAATATGGAAATTTTATTGGGGCAGATACCAGGAGCTTGTTAAGCTTATACAATGCAGCATACCTGAGGATTCATGGAGAGACAGTGCTTGATGAGGCAATTTCTTTTACTACGAGATGCCTTCAAGATAGATTAGAACATTTGGAATCACCAATAGCAGAGGAAGTGTCGTCTGCCCTTGATACCCCACTTTTTAGAAGGGTTGGAACTTTGGAAATAAAGGATTACATTCCTATCTACGAAAAGGACGCTAAACAAAACAAATCAATATTAGAGTTTGCGAAACTGAACTTCAACCTTCTACAGCTTCTTTATTCATCAGAGCTCAAAGAGTGCACATC CTGGTGGAAAGAACTCCGCGTCGAATCAAACTTGAGTTTTGTGAGGGATAGAATAGTAGAAGTGTACTTTTGGATGAGTGGAGGATGTTATGATCCTCAATATTCTCATTCTCGGATTATACTTACAAAGATTGTTGCTTTCATCACGATTCTAGATGATACCCTTGACTCACATGCTAATTCTTATGAGAGTATGCAACTTGCAAAAGCAGTCGAAAG GTGGGATGAAACTGCAGTCTCTCTACTCCCAGAATACATGAAGGATTTCTACATGTATTTGTTGAAGACATTTTCATCGTTTGAAAATGAGTTAGGACCAGACAAGAGCTACCGAGTGTTCTACTTAAAAGAAGCG GTGAAGGAATTAGTTCGGGAATATACCAAggaaataaaatggcgtgatgagGATTATGTCCCCAAAACATTGAAAGAACACCTTAAAGTTTCACTCATAAGCATTGGAGGCACCCTGGTGCTATGTTCCGCGTTTGTTGGAATGGGTGATGTAGTAACAAAGAAGATCATGGAATGGGTTATGAGTGATGCTGAACTTGTTAAGTCTTTTGGTATATTTGTACAGCTCTCCAATGATATTGTATCAACCAAG CGTGAACAAAGAGAGAAGCATTGTGTCTCCACTGTTCAGTGTTACATGAAGCAGCATGAACTAACAATGGATGAAGCATGTGAGCAGATAAAAGAACTTATAGAAGATTCATGGAAGTTCATGATTGAACAAGGCCTTGCACTAAAAGAATACCCGATAATTGTGCCACGAACGGTACTAGAGTTTGCACGAACTGTAGACTACATGTACAAGGAAGCTGATAAGTACACTGTCTCCCATACAATCAAAGACATGTTAACGTCGCTTTATGTGAAGCCGGTACTCATGTGA